A region of Reichenbachiella carrageenanivorans DNA encodes the following proteins:
- a CDS encoding aminodeoxychorismate synthase component I, whose product MNKSAAIQQINLLASSGTPFLLITDFQCANNQVLPIDQIKADQLLFDINGVRNFEQSVVPSAAIRLNRTPMTFSDFKAKYETVHAEIAKGNTYLLNLTQPTPITTTASLKEIFYHSKAKYKLWYKDQFVVFSPEIFIKIQEGKISSYPMKGTIDAGLPHAAETILTSDKEMAEHATIVDLIRNDMSQFAHQVKVEDFRYIDEIRTSEKHLLQVSSKITGQLAANYQKQLGEIIYSLLPAGSICGAPKQKTLDIIDQVEGYQRGYYTGIVGYFDGRNFDSGVMIRYIEKQDEQLVYKSGGGIHFLSDAAAEYQEMIDKVYVPVH is encoded by the coding sequence GTGAATAAATCCGCCGCCATTCAGCAAATCAATTTATTGGCCTCGTCGGGCACTCCTTTCTTGTTGATCACTGATTTTCAATGTGCAAATAACCAAGTGCTACCCATCGATCAAATTAAAGCTGATCAGCTTTTGTTTGATATCAATGGCGTGAGAAATTTCGAGCAGTCAGTGGTACCTTCTGCGGCTATACGTTTGAATCGTACACCCATGACCTTTTCTGATTTCAAAGCCAAATATGAAACTGTACATGCAGAGATTGCCAAGGGAAACACCTATCTACTGAACTTGACTCAGCCTACACCGATAACCACTACGGCAAGTCTCAAGGAAATATTCTATCACAGCAAGGCCAAGTACAAACTTTGGTACAAAGATCAATTTGTGGTCTTTTCACCAGAGATTTTTATCAAAATACAAGAAGGGAAAATATCATCTTATCCGATGAAAGGAACGATAGATGCAGGGTTGCCTCATGCGGCAGAGACCATCTTGACTAGCGACAAAGAAATGGCAGAGCATGCCACTATTGTAGACCTGATTCGCAACGATATGAGCCAGTTTGCTCATCAGGTGAAAGTAGAGGACTTTCGATACATTGATGAAATTCGCACGAGCGAAAAGCACCTACTACAAGTGAGCTCTAAGATCACGGGGCAGCTTGCCGCTAATTATCAGAAGCAGCTTGGTGAGATCATCTATTCGTTATTGCCGGCAGGCTCGATTTGTGGAGCACCCAAGCAGAAAACCTTGGATATCATCGATCAAGTAGAGGGGTATCAACGCGGCTACTACACGGGGATAGTAGGGTATTTTGATGGGCGGAATTTTGATAGCGGCGTGATGATTCGCTACATAGAAAAACAAGACGAGCAGCTCGTCTATAAGAGTGGCGGAGGTATTCATTTTTTGAGTGATGCGGCTGCTGAATATCAAGAAATGATAGATAAAGTATATGTCCCAGTTCATTGA
- a CDS encoding DUF5686 and carboxypeptidase-like regulatory domain-containing protein, translated as MNTNSAKTVYFAVAAWLTMTLLGGNLFAQSVSGRIFSSDDNEALTFVTVAISGTSTGTISDIDGRFNLAVPTGYQGTITFQHVGFVRKQLTVAEINQSPIIFLEKEVTELEELIFEAGENPANILMRQVIANRKKHDPARFPQYSYKSYTKDVYHLDADTKTADSLAILMKEQSEDYSTDESDTIAKADTKFFKVDSSFNTRHLYVAESVSETKFIEPGLKNETILATQISGLRGGLFAAFSGLYQPFGFYNDVLDIFDKDYINPINPSGLSQYDFYIEDTTFFETDTVFVVSYAPKKGKKFDGLEGFLWVHAKEYALTNVTAKSQVANSKIDVSIQQRYAKVKGQWFPVQLNTDIIFKEFKFYGRNLVLENRRYLSDINLETNYSKKDFSDVGIALNRVDKKQQEQILNANRAVPLDSMELNTFVAMDSMYKSLRVIEGVAEAVLTMRLKMGMVDLRIDDLFGINNYEKFRLGAGLETNNNFSERLKLGGYGGYGFADEEWKYGTNVRWNFDKRTDTWLLFTYQNDLREVGVQRFFEGKISSIEDLIRSFQGSLFDRHETYKLSLNRRIAPFLYAQTSVSTSDQKPTYDYQYNNTDYTNTYYHINEVSLSFRYVKNEQYLDLYGRKVLYDYDFPVFNFKYSHANSGWLGGDFNYHRVDMSAEYKKKYVLGKSEFLVRAAYVSGDVPYGHMITGLGNASSSLSVPEYFQTMDIYEFLSDQQVALFFNHNFGNFLISNRVMKPELIVYHNSGIGRLTHPERHQGVAFKTMEEGYFESGIGIKKLIRLNYFDVGYMGFGFDAVYRYGAYAYESTRDNLFFKLNMKINL; from the coding sequence ATGAACACCAATTCTGCCAAAACTGTATATTTTGCTGTAGCTGCGTGGCTGACGATGACCCTGCTAGGAGGGAATTTATTTGCTCAATCCGTGTCTGGTCGTATATTTTCGAGCGATGACAACGAAGCCCTGACTTTTGTGACTGTAGCGATCAGTGGAACCAGCACTGGTACTATATCAGACATAGATGGGCGTTTCAATTTGGCTGTCCCGACTGGTTATCAAGGTACCATCACATTCCAACACGTCGGTTTTGTGCGAAAGCAATTGACTGTGGCTGAAATTAACCAATCACCGATTATTTTCTTGGAAAAGGAGGTGACAGAATTGGAGGAACTGATTTTTGAAGCAGGGGAGAACCCTGCTAATATTTTGATGCGACAGGTGATCGCCAACCGCAAGAAACACGACCCAGCGAGGTTTCCACAGTATAGTTATAAGTCCTACACCAAAGATGTATATCACCTAGACGCAGATACCAAAACGGCTGATTCTCTGGCAATATTGATGAAAGAACAAAGTGAGGATTATAGTACCGATGAATCTGATACTATAGCCAAAGCTGATACTAAATTTTTTAAGGTTGACAGTTCCTTTAATACGCGCCATTTGTATGTGGCAGAGTCTGTGTCAGAAACTAAATTTATTGAACCTGGACTCAAAAATGAAACTATACTGGCGACACAGATTTCAGGCTTGAGGGGTGGGTTGTTTGCTGCTTTTAGTGGTCTGTATCAGCCTTTTGGGTTTTACAATGACGTGTTGGATATTTTCGACAAGGATTATATCAACCCAATCAACCCGTCGGGTCTTTCTCAATATGACTTTTATATAGAAGATACCACTTTTTTCGAAACAGACACAGTATTTGTGGTGAGCTATGCACCTAAAAAAGGTAAAAAATTCGATGGGTTGGAAGGTTTTCTATGGGTACATGCCAAAGAATACGCCCTAACCAATGTGACCGCTAAATCTCAGGTAGCCAATTCCAAAATCGACGTGAGCATCCAGCAGCGCTATGCTAAGGTGAAAGGGCAGTGGTTTCCAGTGCAGCTCAATACAGATATTATTTTTAAAGAATTTAAATTTTATGGAAGAAATCTGGTGTTAGAAAACCGACGCTATCTGTCGGACATTAACCTAGAAACCAATTACTCAAAAAAGGACTTTAGTGATGTAGGAATAGCGCTGAATCGGGTAGATAAAAAGCAGCAAGAACAAATATTGAATGCCAATAGAGCCGTGCCATTGGATTCGATGGAGCTGAATACATTCGTGGCCATGGACTCGATGTACAAGAGCCTACGAGTGATCGAAGGCGTGGCAGAAGCCGTACTGACCATGCGATTGAAGATGGGTATGGTAGATCTACGTATAGATGATCTCTTTGGGATCAATAATTATGAAAAGTTTAGATTGGGAGCAGGGTTGGAAACCAATAACAATTTTTCTGAAAGATTGAAATTGGGGGGGTATGGTGGATATGGATTTGCAGACGAAGAATGGAAATATGGCACCAATGTGAGGTGGAATTTTGATAAAAGAACAGATACTTGGCTTTTGTTTACTTATCAGAATGATTTAAGAGAAGTGGGTGTACAGCGGTTTTTCGAAGGCAAAATATCGAGTATCGAAGATTTAATTCGATCTTTTCAGGGGAGTTTGTTCGACCGTCACGAAACCTACAAACTCAGTTTGAATAGGCGAATAGCTCCTTTTCTCTATGCGCAGACGAGTGTATCTACTTCGGATCAAAAACCAACCTATGATTACCAATACAACAATACAGACTATACCAATACCTATTATCATATCAATGAGGTGTCTCTTTCTTTTAGGTATGTGAAAAACGAGCAGTATTTAGACTTGTATGGGCGCAAGGTGCTTTATGATTATGATTTCCCAGTTTTCAATTTCAAATACAGTCATGCCAATTCGGGCTGGTTGGGGGGGGATTTCAATTATCACCGAGTAGACATGAGTGCAGAATACAAAAAGAAATATGTGTTGGGTAAGTCAGAATTTTTGGTCAGGGCAGCCTATGTTTCGGGCGATGTGCCTTATGGTCATATGATTACAGGCTTGGGTAATGCCTCGTCGAGTTTGAGTGTGCCAGAGTATTTTCAAACGATGGATATTTACGAATTTTTGTCGGATCAGCAGGTTGCTTTGTTTTTCAATCATAACTTTGGCAACTTTTTGATCTCTAACCGAGTGATGAAGCCCGAATTGATTGTGTATCATAACTCAGGTATTGGAAGACTGACTCACCCTGAACGCCACCAAGGGGTAGCATTCAAGACCATGGAAGAGGGCTATTTTGAATCGGGAATCGGGATCAAAAAGCTAATCAGGCTCAATTATTTCGATGTAGGATACATGGGGTTTGGGTTTGATGCAGTCTATCGATATGGTGCGTATGCGTACGAGTCTACGAGAGACAATTTATTTTTTAAGTTAAACATGAAAATCAATTTGTAA
- a CDS encoding DUF6787 family protein has product MGFLQSLKKRWKLDSVRQVILVLVTFACTGFTVMWLKTPIVGWISGSDGHQTIYTILYYIFILPIYNIILLIYGFLFGQFAFFWDFEKKTWYRMTRQKHKIKSE; this is encoded by the coding sequence ATGGGTTTTTTGCAATCATTGAAAAAACGGTGGAAGCTCGATAGTGTGAGGCAAGTGATCTTGGTTTTGGTCACTTTCGCATGTACAGGTTTTACTGTGATGTGGCTCAAAACACCTATTGTTGGATGGATTAGCGGAAGTGATGGCCACCAGACTATCTACACCATTTTGTATTACATTTTTATCTTACCGATCTACAACATAATCCTGCTGATCTATGGCTTTCTTTTCGGACAATTTGCGTTCTTTTGGGACTTCGAAAAGAAGACGTGGTACCGCATGACCCGTCAAAAGCATAAGATCAAAAGTGAATAA
- a CDS encoding aminotransferase class IV — MSQFIESICCEDGEALLLDLHQARLNRTFFTNYGLLARPMKLAKIIRKVPSKEKHKCKVVYDKDNFTIDFQSYQTPTIETLQIVEGGNIDYRFKYENRRALDQLYTLRADQDNIIIVKDGSVTDSYFANLAFYDGEEWWTPDSPLLEGVRRQSLLDQGLIQKTTISLDDLGKFEKVSLINAMLDLGVVEIDIKNINR; from the coding sequence ATGTCCCAGTTCATTGAGAGTATTTGTTGTGAGGATGGGGAAGCCCTTCTGTTGGATTTGCATCAGGCACGATTGAATCGTACTTTTTTCACTAATTATGGCTTGCTGGCTAGGCCTATGAAATTGGCCAAAATTATTCGAAAAGTACCTAGCAAAGAGAAACACAAATGTAAAGTGGTATATGATAAGGATAATTTCACAATAGATTTTCAATCTTATCAAACACCCACAATAGAGACGCTTCAAATCGTGGAAGGTGGGAACATTGATTACCGATTTAAGTATGAAAACCGCCGTGCCTTAGACCAACTCTATACTTTGCGGGCTGATCAAGACAATATTATCATTGTGAAAGACGGAAGTGTCACGGATAGCTATTTTGCCAATCTGGCTTTCTATGATGGGGAGGAGTGGTGGACGCCAGATTCGCCGCTACTAGAAGGAGTACGGAGGCAGTCACTGCTCGATCAGGGACTGATCCAAAAGACCACCATTAGTCTGGATGATTTGGGTAAATTTGAAAAGGTTTCCCTTATCAACGCAATGCTAGATCTGGGCGTTGTAGAGATTGATATTAAAAACATAAATCGATAA
- a CDS encoding RluA family pseudouridine synthase, whose amino-acid sequence MGKPFIVIYEDNHLLIVDKASGVLVQGDKTRDKPLLDYCKEYIKKKYDKPGDVFLGTVHRLDRPVSGAVVFARTSKALERMNKLFKDRKINKTYWAVVKSKPPKKEDKLVHYLQKDEKTNKTTAYDVPRDGAQRAELSYKVLGKLNDHYLLEVRPVTGRPHQIRVQLASMGCPIRGDLKYGFAKPNPDASINLHARSLDFIHPIKKEPVKVIAGVPVNDFWEQFLVLDKSSSELAKKNKFMDKLY is encoded by the coding sequence ATGGGGAAGCCGTTTATAGTGATATATGAAGACAATCATTTGCTCATCGTAGATAAAGCTTCAGGGGTATTGGTGCAAGGAGACAAGACCCGGGATAAACCATTGCTTGATTACTGCAAGGAGTATATCAAAAAGAAATACGACAAACCAGGAGATGTCTTTCTCGGTACTGTGCACAGGCTCGACCGTCCTGTAAGTGGTGCGGTCGTATTTGCCCGTACGTCCAAGGCGCTGGAGCGTATGAATAAGCTATTTAAGGATCGGAAAATCAATAAAACCTACTGGGCTGTGGTGAAAAGCAAGCCACCAAAGAAGGAGGATAAATTGGTACATTACTTACAAAAAGATGAAAAAACCAATAAAACCACGGCCTATGATGTGCCACGAGATGGAGCACAAAGAGCGGAACTGAGTTATAAGGTATTAGGTAAGCTCAATGATCATTACTTGCTGGAGGTAAGGCCTGTGACAGGACGTCCACATCAGATTCGTGTACAGTTGGCTTCTATGGGTTGTCCGATTCGAGGCGATCTCAAGTACGGATTTGCTAAGCCCAATCCAGACGCCAGTATCAATCTCCACGCTCGATCGTTAGACTTTATTCACCCGATCAAAAAAGAACCTGTCAAGGTGATTGCAGGAGTGCCCGTCAATGATTTTTGGGAGCAATTTTTAGTGTTAGACAAATCTTCTTCGGAGCTTGCTAAGAAGAATAAATTTATGGATAAGCTCTACTAG